In a single window of the Catenulispora sp. EB89 genome:
- a CDS encoding MarR family winged helix-turn-helix transcriptional regulator produces the protein MAKPGVGVGAGPSSGAGADVDPGANPGAGAGRRRTDALSGVERQTAVLIRHVELLYRRTDIHDNLDRAEYLLLRALDEAGPLNINALAAQLGLDPSTAGRQVSVLQGAGLVERRPDPADRRRSVVTPTADGASLMRHVQARRTENIADLLAAWTDEDVRALGTILAKYNCAVSAKYLTGPALIEEPSGAGR, from the coding sequence GTGGCGAAGCCCGGAGTGGGCGTCGGCGCGGGCCCGAGCTCGGGTGCCGGAGCCGACGTGGACCCGGGCGCGAACCCGGGCGCGGGCGCGGGCCGACGCCGCACCGACGCCCTGTCCGGAGTCGAGCGGCAGACGGCCGTCCTGATCCGCCACGTCGAACTGCTCTATCGGCGCACCGACATCCACGACAACCTCGACCGCGCCGAGTACCTGCTGCTGCGCGCGCTGGACGAGGCCGGGCCGCTGAACATCAACGCGCTGGCCGCGCAGCTGGGCCTGGATCCGTCCACGGCGGGACGTCAGGTCTCGGTGTTGCAGGGGGCCGGGCTGGTCGAGCGCCGTCCCGACCCGGCCGACCGGCGGCGCTCGGTCGTGACGCCGACCGCTGATGGCGCGTCGTTGATGCGTCACGTCCAGGCCAGGCGGACCGAGAACATCGCGGATCTGCTGGCGGCCTGGACGGACGAGGACGTGCGGGCGCTCGGGACGATCCTCGCGAAGTACAACTGCGCGGTCTCGGCCAAGTACCTGACCGGGCCCGCGCTGATCGAGGAGCCCTCGGGCGCGGGTCGGTGA
- a CDS encoding ABC transporter ATP-binding protein yields MTTVTTLPDLEADATRSRPRFGHDAHIVCDNLVRIYQTEGVEVQALQGLDLLVDRGDLVAVVGASGSGKSTLLNILSGLDTPTAGGARVAGCDLLTMKAKDRLRYRRDVVGFIWQQTGRNLFSHLDALDNVMLPMSYAGTRGPKAEQRAADLLELLGIGYARDRRPHQLSGGEQQRVAIAVALANAPDVLFADEPTGELDTATAHQVFEALRTANRELGVTVVVVTHDANVAGQVRRTIAIRDGRTSSETVRAVAVDEDGAERHVAEEYVMLDRAGRMQLPREYVERLEMRDRVRVALDDDHVSVWPTATATVAPNPNPTNEQPASAEKPNPGNGNI; encoded by the coding sequence ATGACCACCGTGACCACCCTGCCCGACCTCGAAGCCGACGCGACCCGGTCCCGGCCGCGCTTCGGCCACGACGCGCACATCGTCTGCGACAACCTGGTCCGCATCTACCAGACCGAGGGTGTCGAGGTGCAGGCGCTTCAGGGCCTTGACTTGCTCGTCGACCGGGGCGACCTGGTCGCGGTCGTCGGGGCCTCGGGCAGCGGCAAATCGACGTTGCTCAACATCCTGTCCGGGCTGGACACCCCGACCGCCGGCGGCGCGCGGGTCGCCGGCTGCGATCTGTTGACGATGAAGGCGAAAGACCGCCTGCGCTATCGTCGCGACGTCGTCGGCTTCATCTGGCAGCAGACCGGCCGCAACCTGTTCTCCCACCTGGACGCGCTCGACAACGTCATGCTCCCGATGAGCTACGCCGGGACGCGCGGCCCCAAGGCCGAACAACGGGCCGCCGACCTCCTGGAACTCCTCGGCATCGGCTACGCCCGCGATCGCCGCCCGCACCAGCTGTCCGGAGGCGAGCAGCAGCGCGTGGCGATCGCCGTCGCGCTGGCCAACGCCCCCGACGTGCTGTTCGCCGACGAGCCGACCGGCGAGCTCGACACCGCGACCGCGCACCAGGTGTTCGAGGCGCTGCGGACTGCGAACCGCGAACTCGGCGTGACCGTCGTCGTCGTGACCCACGACGCGAACGTCGCCGGTCAGGTGCGGCGCACCATCGCGATCCGTGACGGCCGCACCAGCTCCGAGACGGTCCGCGCGGTCGCAGTGGACGAAGACGGCGCCGAACGCCACGTCGCCGAGGAATACGTGATGCTCGACCGCGCCGGGCGGATGCAGCTGCCGCGCGAGTACGTCGAGCGCCTGGAGATGCGCGATCGGGTGCGGGTCGCGTTGGACGACGATCACGTCAGCGTGTGGCCGACCGCGACCGCGACCGTGGCCCCGAACCCGAACCCGACCAACGAACAACCCGCCTCCGCCGAGAAACCCAACCCAGGCAACGGAAACATATAG
- a CDS encoding FtsX-like permease family protein, with translation MTRAGVRVRMARRELRTDGALLGCMAAIIAVSTLIVSAGPALVARLDDRALRQNVATASAQGLGVTATLSTIGIDASDSTSGSGTTSGSPSTNSTAPASVFAGFISQLLAPLPSWARPMLGAPSVDIAAPFVDAGAPGIATVGGVPPELRVEYADPVPGGLRYVAGSAPPPGPLASGAPVPIAASVATRDALHLTLGETITLGQTTPAPDGTPATTIAARLVGFFEPIDTTSPATSTFWYNHPWLRAPVSGQGPPRNGFTPLIQRATVLTSFPGLAAVLPSTTAAGPVTTSITFPLAPATLTADSAAALSTYLGRMTDPAFDYPCGTTAPTMAQQCGPFAVTRNGLVISADIKPTLDRFVAARAEVWVVDSFSLASLATVALITLFSAARLTVARRERDLALHRARGASVRGLMTARAAHGAAITVPAVGLGGLGARLLLLIGRHRPQSTGPGAAWLLGTIAIAGLVLLPALTWARSRPRRVATIDRARTAGAIARRRRLAIEAGLAILAIAAVTSLHSRGTAAASAAPRVDPQISLVPALLGAVGAVVLLRIHPVLLGACVRWARRRRSAVPVLAFAQARRSSGLGAAGLLVLVLTLAGLVFGGLVTRTVTGAHVDAANSVGGDAVITGRGLAPAVRSDVAAVAGVQHVIAEQSLWLTPDAATGSAPIKTIAVDVDALMKADPQSRLAHLLTGPGQLAYASAAVPHSDATATGTLSAADLRVIGSELGDLTPNDPFLVVPLTAVSRLAPGTDPDTLVIDGPGVAESELRAALPANIGYTILLRKDLGSSLDASALTHSLTLVATACAALASAFALLAVILELLAGARARGEAVSFLRTMGLRSRAATSMLIVQLLPPACLAALAGVGLGVLIPALLGAALQLQAVTGGAGEPAIRVDFAATAALGVGLIVLVLLAALIDSRLARHRKLGPVLRLDSR, from the coding sequence GTGACGCGCGCCGGGGTGCGGGTGCGCATGGCACGCCGCGAACTGCGGACCGACGGCGCGCTGTTGGGATGCATGGCCGCGATCATCGCCGTCAGCACTCTGATCGTGAGCGCAGGTCCTGCGCTGGTCGCGAGGCTGGACGATCGCGCACTGCGTCAGAACGTTGCGACAGCCTCCGCGCAAGGACTCGGGGTCACAGCGACGCTCAGCACGATCGGCATCGACGCCAGCGACAGCACCAGCGGCAGCGGGACGACCAGCGGTAGTCCCAGCACCAACTCCACAGCACCGGCCAGCGTGTTCGCCGGCTTCATCAGCCAACTGCTCGCGCCGCTCCCGTCGTGGGCGCGCCCGATGCTCGGCGCGCCGTCGGTCGACATCGCCGCGCCCTTCGTCGACGCCGGCGCGCCGGGCATCGCCACCGTCGGCGGAGTCCCGCCCGAGCTGCGCGTCGAGTACGCCGATCCGGTTCCGGGCGGCCTGCGCTACGTCGCCGGCAGCGCGCCGCCGCCGGGCCCGCTGGCGTCCGGTGCGCCTGTGCCGATCGCGGCCTCGGTCGCGACCCGCGACGCACTGCACCTCACGCTCGGCGAAACCATCACCCTCGGTCAAACCACTCCCGCGCCCGATGGGACACCGGCAACAACCATCGCCGCTCGCCTCGTCGGCTTCTTCGAGCCCATCGACACCACCTCGCCCGCGACCTCCACGTTCTGGTACAACCACCCCTGGCTGCGCGCGCCGGTCTCCGGCCAGGGCCCGCCACGCAACGGCTTCACCCCGCTCATCCAGCGCGCGACCGTTCTGACCAGCTTTCCCGGACTGGCCGCGGTCCTGCCGTCAACCACAGCCGCCGGACCGGTGACCACCAGCATCACCTTCCCGCTGGCCCCGGCGACGCTGACCGCCGACAGCGCCGCCGCGCTGTCCACATACCTCGGCCGCATGACCGACCCGGCGTTCGACTACCCGTGCGGCACCACAGCACCCACGATGGCGCAGCAATGCGGACCGTTCGCCGTCACGCGGAACGGCCTGGTCATCTCCGCCGACATCAAACCGACGCTCGACCGCTTCGTGGCGGCGCGCGCCGAAGTCTGGGTCGTGGACTCGTTCTCGCTGGCGAGTCTGGCGACCGTCGCACTTATCACGCTCTTCAGCGCGGCGCGGCTCACCGTCGCACGCCGCGAACGTGATCTCGCCCTGCATCGAGCGCGCGGCGCGAGCGTCAGAGGCCTGATGACGGCACGCGCTGCGCATGGTGCGGCGATCACAGTGCCCGCCGTGGGACTCGGCGGGCTCGGCGCGCGCCTGCTGCTGCTCATCGGGCGCCATCGCCCGCAGAGCACTGGTCCCGGCGCCGCCTGGCTGCTCGGCACGATCGCCATCGCAGGCCTCGTACTCCTGCCGGCGCTCACCTGGGCTCGCAGCCGTCCGCGCCGCGTAGCCACCATCGATCGCGCCAGAACCGCCGGCGCCATCGCCAGACGCCGCCGCCTCGCGATCGAAGCCGGCCTGGCGATCCTCGCCATCGCAGCAGTCACCTCCCTCCACAGTCGCGGAACCGCCGCAGCGAGCGCCGCGCCCCGCGTCGACCCGCAGATCAGCCTGGTTCCCGCACTGCTCGGCGCGGTCGGCGCCGTCGTCCTGCTCCGCATCCATCCTGTCCTGCTCGGTGCCTGCGTGCGTTGGGCACGCCGCCGACGCTCCGCCGTGCCGGTCCTCGCGTTCGCCCAGGCCAGGCGGAGCTCCGGCCTCGGCGCCGCCGGCCTGCTCGTCCTGGTCCTCACACTCGCCGGGCTGGTCTTCGGCGGCTTGGTGACCAGGACGGTCACCGGTGCGCACGTCGACGCCGCGAACTCGGTCGGCGGCGACGCCGTCATCACGGGCCGGGGCCTCGCGCCGGCGGTGCGGAGCGACGTCGCCGCAGTGGCCGGGGTCCAGCACGTCATCGCCGAGCAGTCGCTGTGGCTGACCCCTGATGCCGCAACGGGATCCGCGCCGATCAAGACCATCGCGGTGGACGTCGATGCCCTGATGAAAGCTGATCCGCAATCCCGGCTCGCACACCTGCTGACCGGCCCCGGCCAGCTCGCTTACGCCTCGGCAGCGGTCCCGCACAGCGACGCAACCGCCACCGGGACCCTGAGCGCCGCCGATCTGCGCGTGATCGGAAGTGAACTCGGCGACCTCACACCTAACGACCCGTTCCTGGTGGTGCCGTTGACCGCAGTGTCCCGACTGGCTCCGGGCACGGACCCTGACACTCTCGTGATCGACGGCCCCGGCGTGGCCGAATCGGAGCTACGCGCGGCGCTCCCGGCCAACATCGGCTACACGATTCTGCTTCGCAAGGACCTCGGCAGCAGCCTTGATGCCAGTGCTCTCACTCACTCCCTGACTCTGGTCGCGACAGCCTGCGCCGCACTGGCATCAGCCTTCGCACTCCTGGCCGTCATCCTCGAACTCCTGGCCGGAGCCCGCGCTCGCGGCGAGGCCGTGTCGTTCCTGCGCACCATGGGCCTGCGCAGCCGCGCCGCGACGTCCATGCTCATCGTCCAACTGCTGCCGCCGGCCTGCCTGGCCGCGCTGGCGGGCGTCGGTCTCGGTGTCCTGATACCCGCGCTGCTCGGCGCGGCGCTCCAGCTCCAAGCCGTCACCGGCGGCGCCGGCGAACCCGCCATCCGCGTCGACTTCGCCGCCACCGCCGCGCTCGGCGTCGGCCTGATCGTGCTGGTCCTGCTGGCCGCGCTGATCGACAGCCGGCTGGCCCGGCACCGCAAGCTCGGCCCCGTCCTGCGCCTGGATTCCCGCTGA
- a CDS encoding ATP-binding protein produces MNADIALWCTVGALVVAIALAVYWVTAARRLRARVAGLEQACAARDAAMGQLVALGLPAVADVLSDAPVARTSLALAPSLNGTAFAGNAGVLAQRYTIGLRELQGKVAGAVRQRVEEEAQQTTESAVRSFAETVVSLGASLSKVVAEAMRQHRGDETFETLTLIDHTVQQMIRQAQSYVVVCGGLPGRRWPAQSMTDVVRGAMGRIQDYQRIRPRELSRQVVGQAVEPAVHAVATLLDNAARYSPPGSFVDVTFQEGHHGVTVIVDDAGVGMNSEQLDSARRILSGQEPVDLHRFGPHPKIGFPTVAALSKRYGFQASIDGSSSPFGGTRAALFIPEALLAADAPSTATGTDGVTPEPAQAQGQAQGQGHAIAQASAASASGTGPVSASASAPQVELTETGLPRRKRHSATTDTQPLPPVLSTTQPRPSVAAAWQSGAHGADRAATPSDPAEGTR; encoded by the coding sequence ATGAATGCTGATATAGCCCTGTGGTGCACGGTCGGCGCGCTCGTCGTCGCGATAGCGTTGGCGGTGTACTGGGTCACCGCCGCCCGGCGCCTGCGGGCCCGCGTCGCAGGACTCGAACAGGCGTGTGCCGCCCGGGACGCCGCGATGGGCCAGCTCGTCGCGCTCGGCCTGCCGGCGGTGGCCGATGTGCTCAGCGACGCACCCGTGGCCCGGACCTCTCTCGCCCTCGCGCCGTCCCTCAACGGCACCGCCTTCGCCGGCAACGCCGGTGTGCTGGCGCAGCGCTACACCATCGGCCTTCGCGAGCTCCAGGGCAAGGTGGCCGGGGCCGTGCGGCAGCGCGTGGAAGAAGAGGCGCAGCAGACCACTGAGTCCGCGGTGCGCTCCTTCGCCGAGACGGTCGTCAGCCTCGGGGCCAGCCTGAGCAAGGTGGTCGCCGAGGCCATGCGGCAGCACCGTGGCGACGAGACGTTCGAGACCCTCACCCTGATCGACCACACCGTCCAGCAGATGATCCGGCAGGCACAGTCCTACGTCGTGGTCTGCGGCGGGCTCCCGGGGCGGCGCTGGCCGGCGCAGTCGATGACCGACGTGGTGCGCGGGGCGATGGGCCGCATCCAGGACTACCAGCGGATCCGGCCGCGGGAGCTGAGCCGGCAGGTGGTCGGGCAGGCCGTCGAGCCCGCCGTGCACGCCGTCGCCACCTTGCTGGACAACGCCGCGCGCTACTCGCCGCCCGGGTCGTTCGTCGACGTCACGTTCCAGGAAGGCCACCACGGCGTGACCGTCATCGTCGACGACGCCGGCGTGGGCATGAACAGCGAGCAGCTGGACTCCGCGCGGCGCATCCTGTCCGGGCAGGAACCCGTGGACCTGCACCGGTTCGGGCCGCATCCGAAGATCGGGTTCCCGACGGTCGCGGCGCTGAGCAAGCGCTACGGGTTCCAGGCGTCCATCGACGGATCGAGCAGTCCCTTCGGAGGTACGCGTGCCGCGCTGTTCATCCCCGAGGCGCTGCTGGCCGCCGACGCCCCGTCCACGGCTACGGGCACAGACGGCGTGACGCCCGAACCCGCGCAGGCGCAAGGGCAGGCGCAGGGACAGGGGCACGCGATCGCGCAGGCGTCCGCGGCGTCGGCATCCGGGACCGGGCCCGTGTCTGCGTCCGCCTCCGCCCCGCAGGTCGAGCTGACCGAGACCGGCCTGCCGCGCCGCAAGCGGCACAGCGCCACCACCGACACCCAGCCCCTCCCTCCGGTCCTGAGCACCACGCAGCCGCGGCCCAGCGTCGCCGCGGCCTGGCAGAGCGGTGCCCACGGTGCCGACCGCGCGGCCACGCCCTCCGACCCCGCAGAAGGGACTCGATAG
- a CDS encoding FtsX-like permease family protein yields MRRHVRRALRQTAHRLRTGLPATLVATSAALVFGTLGAFVAALAHSEPAAVLRGAPAADRVVRYLGTYRSDELAAEDAAVAAAARRVLGDVPGAVYRLDASPVLTVGGGGAEPFSVAAVTVAGGGIGEHAALTAGRWPGVSAPGEIAIPASLAGAENLNPGSVLTVGADSASSRSLVVVGVYRPDGSAFWQALPPAALPQVAADPAQVLVVDSAALAVLGRAGSVSWIVDPRLDGLSPARLSGLVDRADAAIVQQDARAVPGAAFISPPIIVSSALPERRLVARRTAVAGEAELAVPAGVLILLAGTAMVRAARSVAARRRADLVLARGRGAGSVKLLAAVGLEGLGVGVPLVVAVPLVAPAAARLLAATAHVRGLTFPATAAQSVLIAATVAAAQALLALAAAWPDAVERAPGAAFGRRGARVARFQRAGTDLILAAVAAWGLAELHHYRSPLAARISAQTATGGGTDSLDPVLILVPALVTGALAILALRLLPLLARPLDRHAARRRGVTGAFGAWQVSRRTTRLTGALLLMVMAISVGALALTATAMRTANTGDQAAFAVGADVRIDSSALPPLARRAAYTATPGVTAATPYWSTAATTADGTHTATTLIGVDPHTAGAVMAFGPGTATPSARNALAHLGGTALGGLPLPGRPVRLTVAMTTTVSDGALPADSELELTLTDADGLTVTRAEPLTSNDATNDVKSDVTFDLAGTGTPTYPLRVTAISVLTPESPTTHLVRIDLRAITGTAADGIPTLPATSPDANPWQITAGQHGASGRPGNDSMISACPEPVPQPAPGQEIGGRLCRSKASAGALVTLAFLTPGINTTGTTDTARPPQRGPLNVTATLPAPLADGLAPALPAVVSQDLLTATGTHIGDTITVTPDEAPTDISLPAGLGSADELRALDAPAQLTLRITGVVAAVPGQGADTTTGPAAILDLSTLADQLSTLGVPPPTDTPWLLKTAPGGNAELEQALAAHPALGTPILRTTATTAARADVFHAGSAALFAACVVLAPLFALLGFAMDTVVSIRERSRGFAALRAFGARPRELASALLIEQGVVAVVALLAGTVIGAGVAAITEPLLATSSDGSAAQPAMAVLIPWLRAGGLGLATVAAVVAVLSGIARAAAALDLARVLRAGEDL; encoded by the coding sequence GTGAGACGGCACGTTCGGCGCGCGCTCAGGCAGACCGCCCACCGCCTGCGCACGGGGCTGCCGGCAACGCTGGTGGCGACGTCCGCCGCACTCGTATTCGGCACCTTGGGCGCCTTCGTCGCCGCCCTCGCGCACTCGGAGCCCGCGGCGGTGCTGCGCGGCGCCCCGGCGGCGGACCGGGTGGTGCGGTACTTGGGGACGTACCGCAGCGATGAGCTGGCGGCAGAGGACGCGGCGGTCGCGGCGGCGGCGCGGCGGGTGTTGGGGGACGTGCCGGGGGCGGTGTATCGGCTGGACGCTTCGCCGGTGCTGACGGTCGGTGGGGGAGGGGCGGAGCCGTTCAGTGTGGCGGCGGTGACGGTTGCCGGTGGCGGGATCGGGGAGCATGCGGCGCTGACCGCAGGGCGATGGCCGGGGGTTTCCGCGCCGGGAGAGATCGCCATCCCGGCATCCTTGGCCGGCGCCGAGAACCTCAACCCGGGCAGCGTGCTGACCGTCGGCGCTGACTCCGCCAGCAGCCGCTCGCTCGTCGTCGTCGGCGTTTACCGCCCCGACGGCAGCGCGTTCTGGCAGGCCTTGCCGCCTGCCGCGCTTCCGCAGGTTGCTGCCGATCCGGCGCAGGTTCTGGTCGTGGACTCGGCGGCGCTCGCTGTTCTGGGGCGGGCAGGGAGCGTTAGTTGGATTGTTGATCCGCGCCTCGATGGGTTGTCCCCGGCGCGCCTGTCAGGGCTCGTTGATCGTGCCGATGCTGCCATCGTGCAACAGGATGCGCGTGCGGTGCCCGGCGCCGCGTTCATCAGTCCGCCGATCATCGTCTCCTCGGCGTTGCCGGAGCGGCGCTTGGTGGCGCGGCGCACGGCGGTCGCGGGGGAGGCTGAGCTCGCGGTGCCGGCCGGTGTGCTGATCCTGCTTGCGGGGACGGCCATGGTGCGGGCGGCTCGGAGTGTGGCGGCGCGGCGGCGTGCGGATCTGGTGTTGGCGCGGGGGCGGGGTGCGGGGTCGGTGAAGCTGCTGGCCGCTGTGGGGCTGGAAGGGTTGGGCGTCGGGGTACCGCTCGTCGTCGCCGTTCCACTCGTCGCGCCCGCAGCGGCCCGCCTGCTTGCCGCGACTGCGCACGTCAGAGGCCTCACGTTCCCCGCGACCGCAGCGCAGTCCGTCCTGATCGCGGCGACCGTCGCCGCCGCCCAAGCCCTCCTCGCCCTTGCTGCTGCCTGGCCCGATGCCGTCGAGCGCGCGCCCGGAGCGGCCTTCGGGCGCCGCGGCGCGCGCGTCGCACGCTTCCAGCGCGCCGGTACCGACCTCATCCTCGCCGCCGTCGCGGCCTGGGGCCTGGCCGAGCTCCACCACTACCGCTCTCCGCTGGCCGCGCGGATCAGCGCGCAGACCGCCACCGGCGGCGGCACCGACTCCCTCGACCCGGTCTTGATCCTGGTCCCCGCGCTGGTCACCGGCGCCCTCGCCATCCTGGCGCTGCGCCTGCTCCCGCTCCTCGCGCGGCCCCTGGACAGGCACGCGGCGCGCCGCCGCGGCGTGACCGGCGCCTTCGGCGCGTGGCAGGTCAGCCGCCGCACGACCCGCCTCACCGGGGCGCTGCTGCTGATGGTCATGGCGATCTCCGTCGGCGCCCTCGCCCTCACCGCGACCGCCATGCGCACCGCCAATACCGGCGACCAGGCGGCGTTCGCGGTCGGCGCGGACGTCCGCATCGACAGCTCCGCCCTGCCACCCCTCGCACGCCGCGCCGCCTACACCGCGACGCCCGGAGTCACCGCCGCGACGCCGTACTGGTCGACTGCGGCGACCACGGCCGACGGCACGCACACCGCCACCACCCTGATCGGCGTCGACCCGCACACCGCCGGCGCCGTCATGGCCTTCGGCCCCGGCACCGCCACCCCGTCGGCACGCAACGCCCTCGCGCACCTCGGCGGCACGGCCCTCGGCGGCCTCCCGTTGCCCGGACGTCCAGTGCGGCTCACGGTCGCGATGACGACCACGGTCTCGGACGGGGCACTCCCGGCTGACTCAGAGCTCGAACTGACCCTCACCGACGCCGACGGGCTGACCGTGACGCGCGCCGAACCGCTGACCTCGAACGACGCCACGAACGACGTCAAGAGCGACGTCACGTTCGACCTTGCCGGAACCGGCACGCCCACCTACCCGCTTCGAGTCACCGCCATCAGTGTCCTGACACCGGAATCCCCGACCACGCATCTGGTCCGCATCGACCTCCGCGCCATCACCGGAACCGCCGCCGACGGTATCCCCACCCTCCCGGCCACGTCGCCCGATGCCAACCCCTGGCAAATCACCGCGGGGCAACACGGCGCATCCGGCCGCCCAGGCAACGACTCCATGATCAGCGCTTGCCCCGAGCCGGTTCCGCAGCCCGCACCAGGGCAGGAGATCGGCGGCAGGCTGTGCCGCAGCAAAGCCTCCGCCGGTGCGCTGGTCACGCTCGCCTTCCTGACCCCCGGCATCAACACCACCGGCACGACCGACACGGCCCGGCCACCCCAGCGCGGCCCCCTGAACGTCACCGCCACCCTGCCCGCACCGCTCGCCGATGGCCTGGCCCCCGCACTTCCCGCCGTCGTCAGCCAGGACCTGCTCACCGCGACCGGGACGCACATCGGCGACACGATCACCGTCACCCCCGACGAAGCCCCGACCGACATCTCCCTGCCCGCCGGCCTCGGCAGCGCCGACGAGCTCCGCGCCCTCGACGCCCCGGCGCAGCTCACGCTTCGCATCACCGGCGTCGTCGCCGCCGTCCCGGGCCAAGGCGCTGACACAACCACCGGCCCGGCCGCGATCCTCGACCTCTCCACCCTCGCCGACCAGCTCTCGACGCTCGGCGTGCCGCCGCCAACCGACACGCCCTGGCTGCTCAAGACCGCACCCGGCGGCAACGCAGAGCTCGAACAAGCCCTCGCCGCGCACCCCGCCCTCGGCACCCCGATCCTGCGCACCACCGCGACCACCGCCGCACGTGCCGACGTCTTCCACGCCGGCTCGGCCGCCCTGTTCGCCGCCTGCGTCGTCCTCGCCCCGCTGTTCGCGCTCCTGGGCTTCGCGATGGACACCGTCGTCTCGATCCGCGAACGCTCCCGGGGCTTCGCCGCGCTCCGGGCCTTCGGCGCGCGCCCGCGCGAGCTGGCCTCGGCGCTGCTGATCGAGCAAGGGGTCGTCGCGGTGGTGGCGCTGCTGGCCGGCACCGTCATCGGCGCCGGCGTCGCGGCCATCACCGAACCGCTGCTCGCCACGTCATCCGACGGCTCGGCGGCCCAGCCGGCGATGGCCGTGCTGATCCCGTGGCTTCGCGCCGGAGGCCTCGGCCTGGCGACCGTCGCGGCGGTGGTCGCGGTGCTGTCCGGCATCGCACGTGCCGCCGCCGCGCTGGACCTGGCCAGAGTGCTGCGCGCGGGGGAGGACCTGTGA
- a CDS encoding MFS transporter: protein MPSTSPWAPMRDRIFRILWLAQLGSNVGSWMQTVGAQWLLVEHSSSTALVAAVQTASLLPVMLFSLPAGVMADVLDRRRLLIYLQLVMAVVAGALAWLTAAGLTTPAVLLALTFLLGCGQAFVGPAWQAIQPELVPREQIPAAATLGSLTVNLARAVGPAVAGFLVAASGAALVFAINAVSFLFVVLAVAAWHRGPQPGGEHPERALAALRAGNRYMRNAPSPRRILLRAALFVIPGSALWALLPVVASSRLALSAGGYGVLLAALGIGAVIGAFTLSWLNSFLTSNRLLAASALVFAVGTLVLGETTNKAAVVVVMVPTGVAWLVSLSTLNSALQLSLPAWVRARALAVYLLVFMGGQAIGSLGWGALAAPLGLTTVLVIAAALLVLAAVSVRWLPLHALTGKLDRTTNANWPDPHLTYEPDLDSGPILVVKRYQVAPSDQAAFREAMDWVGLSRRRTGATRWGVFRDGDQEDTFVEVFEVASWQEHQDQRSIRLTGADSEFEQRANDLSSPAPTVEHLLPPQWHDE from the coding sequence ATGCCCTCGACCAGCCCCTGGGCCCCGATGCGCGACCGCATCTTCCGCATCCTGTGGCTCGCGCAGCTGGGCAGCAACGTCGGCTCGTGGATGCAGACGGTCGGCGCGCAGTGGCTGCTGGTCGAGCACAGCTCCTCGACCGCGCTGGTCGCGGCCGTGCAGACGGCCAGCCTGCTGCCGGTGATGCTGTTCTCGCTGCCGGCCGGCGTGATGGCCGACGTGCTGGACCGCCGCCGCCTGCTGATCTACCTGCAGCTGGTCATGGCCGTGGTGGCCGGGGCGCTGGCCTGGCTGACGGCGGCCGGGCTGACCACGCCCGCGGTGCTGCTGGCCCTGACCTTCCTGCTCGGCTGCGGCCAGGCCTTCGTCGGGCCGGCGTGGCAGGCGATCCAGCCGGAGCTGGTGCCGCGCGAGCAGATCCCGGCCGCGGCGACGCTCGGCAGCCTCACCGTCAACCTGGCCCGGGCGGTCGGGCCGGCGGTCGCCGGTTTCCTGGTCGCCGCCTCCGGAGCCGCGCTCGTCTTCGCGATCAACGCCGTGTCGTTCCTGTTCGTCGTGCTGGCCGTGGCGGCCTGGCACCGCGGCCCGCAGCCCGGCGGCGAACACCCCGAGCGGGCGCTGGCCGCGCTGCGCGCCGGCAACCGCTACATGCGCAACGCGCCCTCGCCCCGGCGGATCCTGCTGCGCGCGGCGCTGTTCGTCATCCCCGGCAGCGCGTTGTGGGCGCTGCTGCCGGTGGTCGCCAGCTCCCGGCTCGCGCTGAGCGCCGGGGGTTACGGCGTGCTGCTGGCGGCGTTGGGCATCGGGGCCGTGATCGGCGCGTTCACGCTGTCGTGGCTGAACAGCTTCCTGACGTCGAACCGGCTGCTGGCCGCGTCAGCCCTCGTGTTCGCGGTCGGCACGCTGGTCCTGGGCGAGACCACGAACAAGGCGGCCGTGGTCGTCGTCATGGTGCCGACCGGCGTCGCCTGGCTGGTCTCGCTCTCGACGCTGAACTCGGCCCTTCAGCTGTCGTTGCCGGCGTGGGTCCGGGCCCGGGCGCTGGCGGTGTACCTGCTGGTGTTCATGGGCGGCCAGGCGATCGGGTCGCTGGGCTGGGGCGCGCTGGCCGCGCCGCTCGGCCTCACCACGGTCCTGGTGATCGCCGCGGCGCTGCTCGTACTGGCGGCGGTGAGCGTGCGCTGGCTGCCGCTGCACGCGCTGACCGGGAAGCTGGACCGCACCACGAACGCCAACTGGCCGGACCCGCACCTCACCTACGAACCCGACCTCGACAGCGGGCCGATCCTGGTGGTCAAGCGGTACCAGGTCGCGCCGAGCGACCAGGCCGCGTTCAGAGAGGCGATGGACTGGGTCGGGCTGTCCCGGCGGCGCACCGGCGCGACCCGCTGGGGCGTCTTCCGCGACGGCGACCAGGAGGACACGTTCGTCGAGGTCTTCGAGGTGGCCTCGTGGCAGGAGCACCAGGACCAGCGCTCGATCCGGCTCACCGGTGCCGACTCGGAGTTCGAGCAGCGGGCCAACGACCTGTCCTCACCGGCGCCGACGGTCGAGCATCTGCTGCCGCCGCAGTGGCACGACGAGTAG